GATGCGTGACGCCGATGACGATGCCGCCGAAAATGTTGATCGCGGTGATGATCAGGCCCGCAATGGCGTCGCCCCGCACGAATTTCGAGGCACCGTCCATCGCACCGAAGAACGCGCTCTCTTCCTCGAGCTCGCGGCGCCGGCGCTGCGCCTCCTTGTCGTCGATCAGGCCGGCGGACAGATCGGCGTCGATCGCCATCTGCTTGCCGGGGATGGCGTCCAGGGTGAAACGGGCGCCGACCTCGGCGATACGGGTCGCGCCCTTGGTGATCACGACGAAGTTCACCGTGACCAGAATCGCGAAGATGATCAGGCCGATGACGAAATCGCCGCCCATGACGAACTTGGAGAATCCGGCGACGACGTAGCCGGCGGCCTGTTCGCCCTCCCCGCCCCGCGACAGGATCAGGCGGGTGGTCGCAATGTTCAGCGCCAGCCGCAGGATCGTCGCGATCAGGAGCACGGTCGGGAAGGCCGAGAAGTCGAGCGGGCGCTGGATCCACAGCGCAACCATCAGGATGAGCGCCGAGAGCGCGATCGAGACCGCAAGGCCGAGATCGATCAGCATCGGCGGGATCGGCAGGAACAGGATCGTAAGCATGACCACGATGCCGCCCGCGAAGAAGACGTCCGCGCCAAGTCGTCGCGGGGTCGGCAGGCTCGCAGTCAACGTATCGGCCATAGGTCACCGGCAGGAGAATTCTGCCGCGCAATCTGCCGCGCAAAGCTTACGCGAGGATGGCGGCGGCACGCCGCGCCTCAGAATCCGTGCTCGATCCGCGCGTACACCATTTCGGTGAAGGTGGAGAGATGCGCCCCGATGAAGGAGCCGGAGACCGCCACGACAAGCAGGATGACGATGATCTTCGGAACGAAGGTCAGCGTCACCTCCTGGACCTGGGTCAGGGCCTGGATGAGCGCGATGATCGTGCCGACCAGCATCGCCGCGCCGACCGCCGGACCCGAGGCGATGATGATCGTCCAGATCGCCTGCTGGACGATGTCGAGGGCGTCCCTCTCGTTCATGGCCTAGCTGATGGTAAGCCCGGCGCCGACCGGGATGCGCGTACCGTTCTCGAGCGTGGCGACCGCGCCGTCGGTGTTGATGGAGACCGAGGCGATCTTGCCGCTCACCGTCGTTCCACTGCTGTCGGTATAGCTCGCCGTGTGCCCGATCAACCCGTCGGCCTGGGACAGCGCCGAGGAGGAAAGCAGCGCGTCGAGCTTCGAATTGGTCTGCATGGCCTGCTCGACCGTCGAGAGCTGCGCGAACTGGCTCATGTATTGCGAGGTGTCCATCGGATTGGTCGGATCCTGGTTCTTCATCTCGGCGATGAGGAGCTGAAGGAAGGTGTTGTAGTCGACCGTGTTGGTCGCCGTCGTGGTGGTGGACCCGGTCGAGGTCGACTGCGTGCTGGTCGCGTCGGTTGCGCTGGTGACGTTCATGAGTCTCTCCGCTGTCAGGCCGCCTCGAAGGGAACGTTGGTCGCAGAGCCGGCCAGGATCGCCTGCTCCACCGGGAACAGCGCCCGAATCCGCTTCAAGGCCTCGTAGTAACGGCTCGCTCCGACCAACTCGTCGATCGTGGCGAGGCCCTCCAGCATCTGCCGGTTCTCGCAGACCGCCTGCAGGGCGGCGTGATGCTGCCCGTAGAGCGCAGCCGCATCGACGATGTCGGTCGGGTTCATCAGCATGTGCTGGACGATGAAATAGAGCTGGCGCAGCGCCGTCGTGGCTTCAGCCGCCTGCATGACCTGGCCTTCCAGAAGGAACATCACGTCATTGACGAGCTCAAGCGAGACCTTCCGGTCCACACGCAGCACCGCCCCGTTGACGTAGATCCGCTCGCCCGCGCGCAAGGATATCTTCATCAGAGCGCGTCTCGGATCACGCGGTTGATCTCGACGAGCTGCACCACGTCGTTCGATTTGTCCTCGCGCAGGCGATCGGCCTCCTTGATGACCCACAGGCCGATCGAGATGATGTCGGCGCGGAGCTGCTCGGGCAAGCCGTTGTCCGGATGCGAGAGATCCTCGATGAAGATCGCCCACAAGCGGCGGACATAAAGCAGGGTTTCGACCAGATCCTCGGTACTGAACAGACCCTTGCCAAGCCGCTCCAACCGGTCGATGCCGAGCGTCAAGGCCATCCGCTCGCGTCCTCGCGCCTCAAGGCTGCTGTCTTCCACGACCGCTTCATAAGCTTCAAACGTCATCTGAACCACTCTGCGCAGGAAACCGAACGACAAGGCAACGGCCAACACTCCGGCTCAGAGATAGTCGATGAGGCTGATCTTCTGCATCCGCGAGGTGAGCGCGAGTGCCGTCTCGATCTGGTTCTGCAACGTGTTGACGCGAACCGAGGCTTCGGTCGGATCGACCTTCTCCATGTCGACGATCTGCTGGTTGAGAATGTCGTGCTGGATCTTCAGCTTGTCGGTCGCGGTCGAGACTTGCTGCTGGATCGAGCCGACGCTGCCGCCGAGCACCGCGAGATTGTCGATCGCACCGCTGACGAGGCTGATGGCCTTGTCCACGACGGTCTGGAACGTCGCCTGGCTCAGGTTCGTGTTACCGAGATCGCTGAGCATGGTGTAGGCCTCGG
This region of Bradyrhizobium sp. CCGUVB1N3 genomic DNA includes:
- the fliQ gene encoding flagellar biosynthesis protein FliQ produces the protein MNERDALDIVQQAIWTIIIASGPAVGAAMLVGTIIALIQALTQVQEVTLTFVPKIIVILLVVAVSGSFIGAHLSTFTEMVYARIEHGF
- the flgD gene encoding flagellar hook assembly protein FlgD; this translates as MNVTSATDATSTQSTSTGSTTTTATNTVDYNTFLQLLIAEMKNQDPTNPMDTSQYMSQFAQLSTVEQAMQTNSKLDALLSSSALSQADGLIGHTASYTDSSGTTVSGKIASVSINTDGAVATLENGTRIPVGAGLTIS
- the flbT gene encoding flagellar biosynthesis repressor FlbT encodes the protein MKISLRAGERIYVNGAVLRVDRKVSLELVNDVMFLLEGQVMQAAEATTALRQLYFIVQHMLMNPTDIVDAAALYGQHHAALQAVCENRQMLEGLATIDELVGASRYYEALKRIRALFPVEQAILAGSATNVPFEAA
- the flaF gene encoding flagellar biosynthesis regulator FlaF, with protein sequence MTFEAYEAVVEDSSLEARGRERMALTLGIDRLERLGKGLFSTEDLVETLLYVRRLWAIFIEDLSHPDNGLPEQLRADIISIGLWVIKEADRLREDKSNDVVQLVEINRVIRDAL